A genomic window from Phormidium ambiguum IAM M-71 includes:
- a CDS encoding DUF2808 domain-containing protein, translating to MKNLVYATTITLVLASLFPTAQARNLMDYNVTHLGDSAAIPNNARIQGATHQLDVYVKVQALSSLSIDLPEDISIRRGIEVKNQSGQKIEADVSINNRKAKVVFSQPVPPETKLSINMRGVITPGYDHIWLYRIYGKMVGANAEIPLGTAWIPTYK from the coding sequence ATGAAAAACTTAGTTTACGCAACAACAATTACTCTGGTACTTGCATCCTTATTTCCTACTGCTCAAGCGCGAAATCTAATGGATTACAACGTTACTCATCTGGGCGATAGCGCTGCAATTCCTAATAACGCTCGAATTCAGGGTGCTACCCATCAGTTAGATGTTTATGTCAAGGTACAGGCTCTTTCATCACTGTCAATCGATTTACCAGAAGATATTAGCATCCGTAGGGGGATTGAGGTGAAGAATCAATCGGGACAGAAAATTGAGGCTGATGTTTCTATCAATAATAGAAAAGCTAAAGTCGTTTTCTCTCAACCAGTACCTCCTGAGACCAAGCTATCAATTAATATGCGAGGCGTTATCACTCCAGGTTATGACCACATCTGGCTGTACCGAATTTATGGAAAGATGGTCGGCGCGAATGCAGAAATCCCTCTCGGTACAGCTTGGATTCCAACCTACAAATAG
- the rppA gene encoding two-component system response regulator RppA, with product MKVLLVEDEPVLGAAIKRTLNQERYIVDWVLNGTEAWDCLENQKIQYTLAIFDWLLPGMSGLELLRRLRTRSNPLPVLMLTAKDRMEDRVTGLDAGADDYLVKPFGMEELLARLRALQRRSPQLQPQQLQVGCFILDYGTCTVCLQQVNGNKQVISLTRKEFQVLEYFMKHPNQYITRTQLLDYLYEMNAERISNVVAAQIRLVRRKLSELGCDGLIETVPGLGYRFNLNDAN from the coding sequence ATGAAAGTTCTGCTAGTTGAAGATGAGCCAGTCCTGGGTGCGGCAATTAAGCGAACCTTGAACCAGGAAAGATATATTGTTGATTGGGTTTTAAATGGTACTGAAGCTTGGGACTGTCTAGAAAACCAGAAAATACAGTATACGCTGGCAATCTTCGACTGGTTATTGCCAGGAATGTCAGGTTTAGAACTGCTGCGTAGGTTGCGTACTCGCAGCAACCCCTTGCCCGTATTAATGCTGACAGCAAAAGACCGAATGGAAGATAGGGTAACAGGATTGGATGCAGGGGCGGATGATTATTTGGTGAAGCCGTTTGGCATGGAGGAATTGTTAGCACGACTGCGGGCATTGCAGAGGCGATCGCCCCAACTTCAACCCCAGCAACTTCAAGTCGGTTGCTTCATCTTAGATTACGGCACCTGTACTGTTTGTCTTCAGCAGGTCAATGGTAACAAACAAGTTATTTCTCTAACTAGAAAAGAATTTCAGGTACTGGAATACTTTATGAAACACCCGAACCAATATATTACCCGCACCCAGCTTTTGGACTATCTTTACGAAATGAATGCAGAACGCATTAGTAATGTAGTGGCGGCTCAAATTCGATTGGTGCGACGCAAACTGTCAGAACTCGGCTGTGATGGTTTAATTGAAACTGTTCCTGGCCTGGGCTATCGGTTCAATCTCAATGATGCAAACTAA
- the rppB gene encoding two-component system sensor histidine kinase RppB, which yields MMQTKPFRQTRWRLALWYAVVMGFILSLCGFGVYEVMIYAHLVAIDRELKSVAGTLHDSIEPNLKQSGRLELIFHQLLPDICSAKSSCPTQTVYRQGYHTSTKRHILSAIYQGNYYYIRFVDGAGQLIALAGFQPEGLPLAVGQKVWQTLKDQQGDRYHQMSLPLHTQDNRLWGYIQVGRSLKDLDSRLAALKLILGLGLPITVLLVGGSSWWLAGLAMQPINQSYQQMKQFTADAAHELRTPVAAIQAAVESVLRMSYLSESEARDTLKNVVSQNHRLAEMIEDLLLLSRLEEQKILTPQVTCCLNDLVSDLVEEFADMAFAAKVILTSEVRVRKSLYVVGDENQLYRLVSNLITNAIKYTPAGGQITVVLDRSNSHALIEVRDTGIGIAPEEQTRIFERFYRVNSDRSRSSGGAGLGLAIASAIIQAHHGSLQVQSELGKGSTFTIQLPSISK from the coding sequence ATGATGCAAACTAAACCATTTCGTCAAACGCGCTGGCGACTGGCTCTTTGGTATGCAGTCGTTATGGGTTTCATTCTTAGCTTATGCGGTTTCGGGGTCTACGAAGTGATGATTTATGCCCATTTAGTTGCTATTGACCGAGAGCTAAAATCTGTAGCGGGAACGCTGCATGACAGTATTGAACCGAATCTGAAACAGTCTGGTCGCCTAGAGCTAATTTTCCACCAGCTTTTACCCGATATTTGTTCAGCAAAGTCCAGTTGTCCTACCCAAACAGTTTATCGACAAGGCTACCACACCTCTACTAAACGCCACATTCTTAGTGCGATTTATCAAGGTAATTACTATTACATCCGATTTGTGGATGGAGCGGGACAGTTGATTGCTCTGGCAGGTTTCCAACCTGAAGGGTTGCCACTGGCTGTAGGCCAAAAAGTTTGGCAAACGCTCAAAGACCAACAAGGCGATCGCTATCATCAAATGTCTCTGCCGCTGCATACCCAAGATAATCGGCTTTGGGGATATATACAAGTCGGGCGAAGTCTCAAAGACCTCGATAGCCGTCTCGCCGCCTTGAAATTAATTTTGGGGTTGGGATTGCCAATTACAGTACTTCTGGTTGGGGGTTCTAGTTGGTGGCTAGCGGGGTTGGCGATGCAACCAATTAACCAGTCCTATCAACAAATGAAACAATTCACAGCAGATGCTGCCCATGAATTGCGGACTCCTGTGGCAGCGATTCAAGCAGCGGTCGAATCTGTACTCAGGATGTCTTATCTGTCTGAATCAGAGGCGCGAGATACCCTAAAAAATGTGGTGAGTCAAAATCATCGACTTGCTGAAATGATTGAGGATTTATTGCTTCTGTCTCGATTGGAAGAGCAAAAAATCCTGACACCGCAGGTAACTTGTTGTCTCAACGATTTGGTGAGTGACTTGGTGGAAGAGTTCGCAGATATGGCCTTTGCTGCCAAGGTGATACTGACATCTGAGGTGCGGGTACGTAAGTCACTGTATGTCGTAGGAGATGAAAATCAACTTTATCGCCTGGTTTCTAATTTAATTACTAATGCGATTAAATACACGCCAGCAGGGGGTCAGATAACTGTTGTTTTAGACCGCAGTAACAGTCATGCTTTGATTGAGGTTCGAGATACGGGTATTGGAATTGCACCGGAAGAACAGACGCGAATTTTTGAACGCTTTTATCGCGTGAATAGCGATCGCTCTCGCAGTTCCGGCGGGGCTGGATTAGGGTTAGCGATCGCGTCTGCGATCATTCAAGCACACCACGGCAGCTTACAGGTACAAAGCGAATTAGGCAAAGGTAGCACTTTCACGATTCAATTGCCTTCTATTTCTAAATAA
- a CDS encoding F510_1955 family glycosylhydrolase translates to MSQPDSKNHGMKWMWIAMVVCCAVPIAASLLLGGGLGVWLGRGSQQPTRNQLTSQSTPEQKPQQTAINASLEPAVNWRTDNHVHGLTVNPDNPQVMYVATHNGLLKRSETEEWFWMEPEKERADYMGFTAHPTDSNRFYASGHPHTGGNLGFQITENQGQDWKQISMPGVDFHAMAIAPSDPNIFYGWPASGAKGFHASKDGGKTWAKPRMVGLGGEPFSLAVDPRNPDHVFATTGAGLYESTNGGDNWALVPNTQNAPVVGLALLKAGDNTVMYGYRLLKSSPRVYRSADGGKTWEQWGTGTKGTILYIAIAPSNPQILYAVNNNNAVFQSQDSGATWKELN, encoded by the coding sequence ATGAGTCAGCCTGATTCCAAAAATCACGGGATGAAATGGATGTGGATAGCGATGGTGGTTTGCTGCGCCGTCCCTATAGCTGCTTCTCTGTTACTGGGCGGAGGTTTGGGAGTGTGGTTGGGCAGAGGAAGTCAGCAGCCTACCAGGAATCAGTTAACAAGCCAATCTACTCCTGAACAAAAGCCGCAACAAACGGCTATAAATGCTTCTCTAGAACCAGCCGTCAATTGGCGAACAGACAATCACGTTCATGGTTTAACGGTGAATCCCGACAATCCTCAAGTTATGTATGTTGCCACTCACAATGGTCTTCTGAAACGTTCTGAAACTGAGGAATGGTTCTGGATGGAACCGGAAAAGGAACGGGCAGATTACATGGGTTTCACCGCTCATCCTACCGACTCAAACCGCTTTTATGCTAGCGGACATCCGCATACAGGAGGCAACTTAGGTTTCCAAATTACTGAAAATCAAGGCCAAGATTGGAAACAGATTTCAATGCCAGGAGTAGATTTTCACGCAATGGCTATAGCTCCCAGCGATCCAAATATATTTTACGGTTGGCCTGCTTCTGGGGCGAAAGGGTTTCATGCTTCAAAGGATGGTGGAAAAACCTGGGCTAAACCACGCATGGTTGGGTTAGGCGGCGAACCCTTTAGTCTTGCCGTCGATCCGCGTAACCCTGACCATGTGTTTGCAACCACTGGGGCGGGTTTATACGAAAGTACCAATGGTGGCGATAACTGGGCGTTAGTACCAAATACTCAAAATGCACCCGTTGTCGGTTTAGCTTTGTTAAAAGCGGGAGATAACACGGTGATGTATGGGTATCGATTGCTCAAATCGTCTCCTAGAGTTTATCGCAGTGCTGATGGTGGCAAGACTTGGGAGCAATGGGGGACTGGAACTAAGGGAACGATACTGTATATTGCGATCGCTCCCAGCAATCCTCAAATTCTTTATGCAGTGAACAACAATAACGCTGTCTTTCAATCCCAAGATAGTGGAGCAACCTGGAAGGAGTTGAATTAG
- a CDS encoding thioredoxin family protein: protein MAQRQIEIFTADCPLCDETVQLVQELTCPSCEISIYHLQGDESREKAQQYGVNAVPAIAINGTLVLTGTPSREQLIAAGVGQPLP, encoded by the coding sequence ATGGCTCAACGTCAAATTGAGATTTTTACGGCTGATTGTCCTTTGTGCGATGAAACCGTTCAATTGGTACAAGAACTGACCTGTCCCAGTTGTGAGATATCGATTTATCACCTGCAAGGGGATGAATCAAGAGAGAAAGCTCAGCAGTATGGGGTGAATGCAGTTCCAGCGATCGCTATCAATGGGACGCTTGTACTGACAGGCACTCCAAGCCGAGAGCAACTTATCGCTGCTGGGGTAGGTCAGCCCTTGCCTTGA
- a CDS encoding heavy metal-responsive transcriptional regulator, producing MLTQDKKRLFIGQVAEQSGIPIRTIRYYEALGLLKSSGRTEGGFRQFLPDVFTRLAFIKRAQNLGLSLEEIGEILQVYDQGKPPCCEIQQKLEDKLKEIDRQVEQLLTLRTELQELLSGWKPLSEQQNETICPILQGD from the coding sequence GTGCTAACTCAAGATAAAAAGCGGCTGTTTATTGGTCAGGTTGCCGAACAGAGCGGTATTCCGATTAGGACAATTCGCTATTATGAAGCTCTAGGTCTGTTGAAGTCATCAGGTCGCACTGAAGGTGGCTTCCGACAGTTTTTACCGGATGTATTCACTCGTCTAGCGTTCATCAAACGCGCTCAGAACCTTGGTCTTAGCCTGGAAGAAATCGGAGAGATACTTCAGGTCTATGACCAAGGAAAACCGCCCTGTTGTGAGATTCAACAAAAACTGGAAGATAAGCTCAAAGAAATTGACCGCCAGGTTGAACAATTGTTGACCTTGCGGACTGAGTTGCAGGAACTCCTTTCAGGATGGAAGCCTCTTTCAGAGCAACAGAATGAGACAATCTGCCCGATTCTTCAAGGAGATTAA